A single window of Synechococcus sp. CBW1004 DNA harbors:
- a CDS encoding GH116 family glycosyl hydrolase produces MARPGLSALTSLLRRAGGRRDGGAAEGPPPASWSRPFGLGWEKPYTVRYASNLDDGPNHGMPLGGFGAGCIGRAPDGSFNLWHLDGGEHWFGTLPDCQFALFESDGSARRAHALAVKPAADASRPEAGEPLPTWSWYPASTPERSTGTYAARYPLSETHYSGVFQAEVSCQAFSPILPGDYTRTSYPLAVFAWTLRNPTDRPLTVSLLLSWRNTVGWFTNTDPTAAVKFRDDGSPEHNYVPAIGRSRGQRNRRFDAPGMAAVLQEGERSEPIAEGQGQWILALPDVAALQAARGEGAGSGPLEIFRCSRWNPAAGGGELWGPFAADGSIPESDNDRGSGDHDPSSSAIAVRLTLAPGEQLEIPVVIAWDLPVTAFATGTRSLRRYTDVFGASGDNAAALAAEALRDWRSWREAIAAWQAPVLERSDLPEPLRMALCNELYDLASGGTLWTAASPADPVGRFGVLECLDYAWYESLDVRLYGSFALLQLWPELDKAVLRDFARAIPASDPTPRPIGWYFTQGRGRVEAPRKVAGATPHDLGAPNERPFDASNYTAYQDCNLWKDLASDFVLQVWRAFTLAPSGEDLRFLADCWPAAVQALRYLKAFDANNDGLPDNGGAPDQTFDDWPLKGVSAYCGALWIAALEAALAMAQRLQLSLGLDTSSEQREFSGWLEQSRANFDRLLWNGEYYNIDAESGTPVVMADQLCGDFYARLLGLPPVVAEERARSSLKAVKEACFERFEGGRLGVANGLRRDGTPLDPNGTHPLEVWTGINFGLAAYYRLMGETDTAFAITGAVVEQVYSGGLQFRTPEAITAVHTFRACHYLRAMAIWALWATHTGWQLIPGAERQPFAEQQPYAERQP; encoded by the coding sequence ATGGCGCGCCCCGGCCTTTCTGCCCTCACCTCCCTGCTGCGCCGCGCCGGAGGTCGCCGTGACGGGGGTGCCGCCGAGGGCCCGCCGCCCGCCTCCTGGAGCCGTCCCTTCGGACTCGGCTGGGAGAAGCCGTACACGGTGCGTTACGCCAGCAACCTCGACGATGGCCCCAACCACGGCATGCCGCTGGGGGGCTTCGGCGCCGGCTGCATCGGTCGCGCCCCCGACGGCAGCTTCAACCTCTGGCACCTCGACGGCGGTGAGCACTGGTTCGGCACCCTGCCCGACTGCCAGTTCGCTTTGTTTGAGAGCGATGGCAGCGCCCGCCGCGCCCATGCCCTGGCGGTGAAGCCCGCCGCCGACGCCTCCCGGCCGGAGGCCGGCGAACCGCTGCCGACCTGGAGCTGGTACCCCGCCAGCACGCCCGAGCGCAGCACCGGCACCTACGCCGCCCGCTATCCCCTCAGCGAGACCCACTACAGCGGTGTCTTCCAGGCGGAGGTCAGCTGCCAGGCCTTCAGCCCGATCCTCCCGGGCGACTACACGCGCACCAGCTATCCGCTGGCGGTGTTCGCCTGGACGCTGCGCAACCCCACCGACCGGCCGCTGACCGTGTCGCTGCTGCTGAGCTGGCGCAACACGGTGGGCTGGTTCACCAACACCGACCCCACAGCAGCAGTCAAGTTCCGCGACGACGGCAGCCCCGAGCACAACTACGTGCCGGCGATCGGCCGCAGCCGCGGCCAGCGCAACCGCCGCTTTGATGCCCCCGGCATGGCGGCGGTGCTGCAGGAGGGCGAGCGCAGCGAGCCGATCGCCGAAGGTCAGGGCCAGTGGATCCTGGCGCTGCCCGATGTCGCCGCCCTGCAGGCCGCGCGGGGAGAAGGGGCCGGGAGCGGCCCCCTCGAGATCTTCCGCTGCAGCCGCTGGAATCCGGCCGCCGGCGGCGGTGAGCTGTGGGGCCCCTTCGCCGCTGATGGCTCCATCCCGGAGAGTGACAACGACCGCGGCAGCGGCGACCACGACCCCAGCAGCTCGGCCATCGCCGTGCGCCTCACCCTCGCCCCCGGGGAGCAGCTCGAGATTCCGGTGGTGATCGCCTGGGACCTGCCGGTCACCGCCTTCGCCACCGGCACCCGCAGCCTGCGCCGCTACACCGATGTGTTCGGCGCCTCAGGCGACAACGCCGCCGCCCTCGCCGCCGAGGCCCTGCGCGACTGGCGGAGCTGGCGCGAGGCCATCGCCGCCTGGCAGGCGCCGGTGCTGGAGCGCTCCGATCTGCCGGAGCCCCTGCGCATGGCCCTGTGCAACGAGCTCTACGACCTGGCCAGCGGCGGCACCCTCTGGACCGCCGCCTCCCCTGCCGATCCGGTGGGCCGCTTCGGGGTGCTCGAGTGCCTGGATTACGCCTGGTACGAAAGCCTCGATGTGCGCCTCTACGGCTCGTTCGCGCTGCTGCAGCTGTGGCCGGAGCTCGACAAGGCCGTGCTGCGCGATTTCGCCCGCGCCATCCCCGCATCCGATCCCACCCCCCGGCCGATCGGCTGGTACTTCACCCAGGGCCGCGGCCGCGTCGAGGCGCCCCGCAAGGTGGCCGGCGCCACCCCCCACGACCTCGGCGCCCCTAACGAGCGGCCGTTCGACGCCAGCAACTACACCGCCTACCAGGACTGCAACCTCTGGAAGGACCTGGCCAGCGACTTCGTGCTGCAGGTGTGGCGCGCCTTCACCCTCGCCCCGAGCGGCGAGGACCTGCGCTTCCTGGCCGACTGCTGGCCGGCGGCGGTGCAGGCCCTGCGCTACCTGAAGGCCTTCGATGCCAACAATGACGGCCTGCCCGACAACGGCGGCGCCCCGGATCAGACCTTCGATGACTGGCCCCTGAAGGGGGTGAGCGCCTACTGCGGCGCCCTCTGGATCGCGGCGCTGGAGGCGGCCCTGGCGATGGCCCAGCGGCTGCAGCTGTCGCTCGGGCTCGACACCTCCAGCGAGCAGCGCGAGTTCAGCGGCTGGCTGGAGCAATCCCGCGCCAACTTCGATCGCCTGCTCTGGAACGGCGAGTACTACAACATCGATGCTGAGAGCGGCACGCCGGTGGTGATGGCCGATCAGCTCTGCGGTGACTTCTACGCCCGCCTGCTGGGCCTGCCGCCGGTGGTGGCCGAGGAGCGGGCCCGCAGCTCGCTCAAGGCCGTGAAGGAGGCCTGTTTCGAGCGCTTTGAGGGCGGCAGGCTGGGCGTCGCCAACGGCCTGCGCCGTGACGGCACGCCGCTCGATCCCAACGGCACCCACCCGCTGGAGGTGTGGACCGGCATCAACTTCGGCCTGGCCGCCTACTACCGCCTGATGGGCGAGACCGACACCGCCTTCGCGATCACCGGCGCGGTGGTGGAGCAGGTGTACAGCGGCGGCCTGCAGTTCCGCACCCCGGAGGCGATCACCGCCGTGCATACCTTCCGGGCCTGCCACTACCTGCGGGCGATGGCGATCTGGGCGCTGTGGGCCACCCACACCGGCTGGCAGCTGATTCCGGGGGCGGAGCGACAGCCATTTGCCGAGCAACAGCCCTATGCCGAGCGACAGCCATGA
- a CDS encoding TA system VapC family ribonuclease toxin, translated as MSTPADLPDLNVWLALVCPDHSHHAQALHYWEQQAADQVLFCTVTALGLVRLVCQPRLMGAAVRTAAEASALLEDLCRQPGVALAEPEHDGWEVFHQLLRGAEIPPRLCTDVHLAALAITNGWRLVSFDRDFERFAGLQRLPLP; from the coding sequence ATGAGCACCCCAGCCGACCTGCCGGATCTGAATGTCTGGCTGGCCCTGGTCTGTCCCGACCACAGCCATCACGCCCAGGCCCTTCACTATTGGGAACAGCAAGCGGCTGATCAGGTGCTGTTCTGCACGGTGACCGCCCTGGGGCTGGTGCGGCTGGTGTGCCAGCCCAGGTTGATGGGCGCTGCGGTCAGGACCGCGGCAGAGGCCTCCGCCCTGCTGGAGGACCTGTGCCGGCAGCCTGGCGTGGCGCTGGCCGAGCCGGAGCACGACGGCTGGGAGGTGTTTCACCAGTTGCTGCGGGGTGCTGAGATCCCACCCCGCCTGTGCACGGATGTCCATCTGGCCGCCCTGGCGATCACCAATGGCTGGCGTCTGGTCAGTTTCGATCGCGATTTCGAACGCTTTGCAGGCCTGCAGAGGCTGCCCCTGCCGTGA
- the cbiE gene encoding precorrin-6y C5,15-methyltransferase (decarboxylating) subunit CbiE: protein MAVIGTDAAGLAGLPARSLDLVRTAALLVAPQRLLVELETWWSQEQEAGRIPQEQPCPDGLASDRPEQIMEPLEQALAAGRPAVVLASGDPLWFGIGRLLLQRFGAERLRFHPAPTSLQLAFARIGRPWQDAGWISLHGREPEALATRLQQRPAALAVLTDPTRGGVSEVRRILAASGLEAAYALWLCERLGHPAERVQRLAPATPLPADLDPLHLVLLIAEPPPAPAEPDALPLFGLADGLYLQQDDRPGLMTKREVRLQLLADLELPATGVLWDIGAGVGSVGLEALRLRPDLALWALEQRGGSAALIRANAERLGVRPAAVLEGRAPEALSELPDPDRVLLGGGGRERAAVLAAVLERLRPGGVVVIPLATIEALAELRPLLEEAGLAVRVSQHQAWRGSPLADGTRLAPLNPVLVLSGRRC from the coding sequence CTGGCGGTGATCGGCACCGATGCCGCTGGCCTGGCCGGGCTACCGGCCCGCAGCCTGGATCTGGTGCGGACGGCCGCGTTGCTGGTGGCCCCGCAGCGGCTGCTGGTGGAGCTGGAGACCTGGTGGAGCCAGGAGCAGGAGGCCGGTCGCATCCCCCAGGAGCAGCCCTGTCCCGACGGGCTCGCCAGCGACCGCCCCGAGCAGATCATGGAGCCCCTGGAGCAGGCCCTGGCGGCGGGCCGTCCGGCGGTGGTGCTGGCCAGCGGCGATCCGCTCTGGTTCGGCATCGGCCGGCTGTTGCTGCAGCGCTTCGGGGCCGAGCGGCTGCGCTTCCACCCGGCGCCCACCTCGCTGCAGCTGGCCTTCGCCCGGATCGGCCGCCCCTGGCAGGACGCCGGCTGGATCAGCCTGCACGGCCGCGAGCCCGAGGCGCTGGCGACACGGCTGCAGCAGCGCCCGGCCGCCCTGGCGGTGCTCACCGACCCCACGCGCGGGGGGGTGAGCGAGGTACGCAGAATCCTGGCGGCGTCGGGGCTGGAGGCGGCCTACGCCCTCTGGCTGTGTGAGCGGCTGGGCCATCCGGCCGAGCGGGTGCAGCGGCTGGCGCCGGCGACCCCCCTGCCCGCCGATCTCGATCCCCTGCATCTGGTGCTGCTGATCGCCGAGCCGCCGCCAGCGCCCGCCGAGCCGGACGCCCTGCCCCTGTTCGGCCTGGCGGACGGCCTCTACCTCCAGCAAGACGATCGGCCCGGCCTGATGACCAAGCGCGAGGTGCGCCTGCAGCTGCTGGCCGACCTGGAGCTGCCCGCCACCGGGGTGCTCTGGGACATCGGCGCCGGCGTGGGCTCGGTGGGCCTCGAGGCGCTGCGGCTGCGGCCGGATCTGGCCCTGTGGGCCCTGGAGCAGCGCGGCGGTTCGGCGGCCCTGATCCGGGCCAATGCCGAACGTCTGGGGGTGCGGCCGGCGGCGGTGCTGGAGGGCCGGGCTCCCGAGGCCCTCTCGGAACTGCCCGATCCCGACCGGGTGCTGCTCGGCGGCGGTGGGCGTGAGCGGGCAGCGGTGCTCGCGGCGGTGCTGGAGCGCCTGCGGCCCGGCGGGGTGGTGGTGATCCCGCTGGCCACCATCGAGGCCCTGGCGGAACTGCGGCCGCTGCTGGAGGAGGCTGGCCTGGCGGTGCGGGTGAGTCAGCACCAGGCCTGGCGCGGCTCGCCCCTGGCGGACGGCACCCGGCTGGCGCCGCTCAATCCGGTGCTGGTGCTGAGCGGGCGGCGCTGCTGA
- a CDS encoding PAS domain-containing protein: protein MISLEAAVLASIDDIVFAKDLEGRYISGNAAWARLLGRRVGELIGCTDADLFPAEVAAGFRRHDEAMLAGGIATMNEEAVQFPDGRHALLETRKCPLRDDAGAVIGLVGVCREIAAPRR, encoded by the coding sequence ATGATCAGCCTTGAAGCCGCTGTTCTCGCGTCCATTGACGACATCGTGTTCGCCAAGGATCTCGAGGGCCGTTACATCAGTGGCAACGCCGCCTGGGCCAGGCTGTTGGGACGGCGTGTCGGCGAGCTGATCGGCTGCACCGATGCGGATCTGTTCCCTGCGGAGGTGGCTGCCGGCTTCCGAAGGCACGATGAGGCGATGCTCGCCGGTGGCATCGCCACCATGAATGAGGAGGCGGTGCAGTTTCCGGATGGCCGTCATGCGCTGCTCGAGACGCGCAAGTGTCCCCTTCGGGATGATGCGGGTGCCGTGATCGGATTGGTGGGCGTCTGCCGAGAGATCGCGGCGCCGCGTCGCTGA
- a CDS encoding DUF192 domain-containing protein: MPPVLRSLPPLSLAALAALGALQPWSVRAATPPQQLPIEAQWCLRPGTCLQLEVADEPHEQAMGLQLRPPLLPLHGMWFPYVPPSLARFWMHRTPEPLDMLFVRQGRVIAIVADVPSCMRLPCRSYGPDELVDGVVELAAGQAEALGITVGSPVRIEPLPARPAAAAAAPTGPTSVRPEPIQ, from the coding sequence ATGCCCCCCGTCCTGCGCTCCCTGCCCCCACTCAGCCTCGCGGCGCTTGCCGCCCTGGGTGCGCTGCAGCCCTGGTCTGTCCGGGCCGCCACCCCGCCCCAGCAGCTGCCGATCGAGGCGCAGTGGTGTCTGAGGCCGGGCACCTGCCTGCAGCTGGAGGTGGCCGATGAACCCCACGAGCAGGCGATGGGCCTGCAGCTGCGCCCGCCGCTGCTGCCGCTTCATGGCATGTGGTTCCCCTATGTCCCGCCTTCGCTGGCGCGCTTCTGGATGCATCGCACCCCTGAACCGCTCGACATGCTGTTCGTGCGGCAGGGCCGGGTGATCGCGATCGTGGCTGATGTCCCCTCCTGCATGCGGCTGCCCTGCCGCAGCTACGGGCCCGACGAGCTGGTGGATGGGGTGGTGGAACTGGCGGCCGGCCAGGCCGAGGCCCTGGGCATCACCGTGGGCAGCCCGGTGCGGATCGAGCCGCTGCCGGCGCGGCCTGCGGCGGCAGCGGCGGCGCCAACTGGCCCCACCTCAGTGAGGCCTGAACCGATCCAATGA